From the Gemmatimonadaceae bacterium genome, the window CGTCGTCGCGGCGCACTTCCCGATAGATGGCCGTCGAGCCCGGCCGCTCGAAGACGTACACGGTCACGCCCGCCTCTTCGATCGCTTTGCGCCACGCCTTTCGCCGTCGAGTGGTCATTGGTTTCCTCGGATGCCGTTGCGCGCGTCGCTCATCACTTCCCTCGTCGCTTGCTGACGCTCTCGTCCCGTACGATGAGCAAGCCAGGCGGCGAGACGCCTAACGCCGCAGCCAACTTCTCGAGCACTTCGAGATCGATCGACCGCGGCCGACCGTTCTCGAGTCGGTTCACTGTGGCACGAGTAACGCGCGCGCGCGTGGCAAGCTCGCCCTGCGACCAGCCCCGCCCCTCGCGCAGCGTTCGGATCTCCACGCGAAGCGGCGTCATCGCTGCCTGTACGAGTTGGGTTGCTGCTGCCATGGCCGTTCCCTCGGAGAGCTCCAGTAAGCTGTATAGTAGCTCATACACTAGCCCTTGCGCAATAGCGCTGGTGGCTGTAACTTCACTCGTACAGAAGTCGACCGAGAAAGAGCCAGCCCGGTTCCCTTTGGCAGAGTGACGCGGGACTGGCTCCCCACAGACCCGAAGGCCTGCACGCGCAACGTAGTGCGCTCCCGGCCTCGGGCGCAACGGAGGAGGTAGCAGATGGAGTACTTCGACGAGTGCTACACGGCCACGCTCGACTCCGAGATCGACAGTCGCATCGCGAGTAGTCGCGCACAGCCACGGCCACCTACAGCGTCGGCCATGCACGACCCGACCGAGCAAGACCTCGCGATCGCCGACCGCGCTAACGCTCACGGTGCGTCCGCCTTCGCCCCCGGCACTAGCCTACGCGAGGCCGCCGGGCAGCAGTTGCGGGCATACGAGCGAGCGAGCGCAGCGTCGGCGCCGCGGAAGACGTCGGGACGGCTGTATCAGCCAGCTCCCGGCCTAACGATCGTCATCGCGGCGACTGGTGAGGCATTCTGGGGCCTGCATCACGTCGATGGCGTCTACGTCGCGGATCCGGATATCTGCCGTAGGGCGCAAAGGAATTCGGTCGACAACGACCATCGATCGGCGCTGCGGCGGAATGCCCTGTACGATCTCGAGCGCGCCCGGTTCGCGCTCACCGATGCCGGCCACGCTGCGCTCGTCGGCCGCAACACTTCGACCACCAGCGCCGCGTAAAGTTCGCCCCAGGGACCGCCGGCACTCCCGCTGGCGGTCGCTCACTCTCATCTGGAGAATCAGAGAATGCTCCGACGAATCAGCGACACGACCGTCCGCCTAACCGTCAGCCTCAGCGTGGAGCGCCAGAGCGCTGGCGTCGACTGCTACGCGTGCGGCGTGGAAACGCACATCGAGTACGGGCTCCCGGTCGACGAGCACGGCGACTTCTACGAGACCGACGATCAGGGCGACTTCACCATCGTTCCTGCCTGCC encodes:
- a CDS encoding helix-turn-helix transcriptional regulator, with product MAAATQLVQAAMTPLRVEIRTLREGRGWSQGELATRARVTRATVNRLENGRPRSIDLEVLEKLAAALGVSPPGLLIVRDESVSKRRGK